A genomic window from Triticum urartu cultivar G1812 chromosome 7, Tu2.1, whole genome shotgun sequence includes:
- the LOC125525081 gene encoding protein PLANT CADMIUM RESISTANCE 7-like, whose translation MSFGVDASQDLQLPASGSGTDASTLSAQGGDGHDTTRVVIKQSVAAVPVRQRWQTGLFDCEDDGCDAFCWSAWFPCAAFACIADIVDQGSEGRCVHFTCYLGAAYFGLWWVYAGWYRRKLREKYDLPETPLPDCLTHLLCHWCALAQEYRELTGRGFDVDQGWEGRPRPATAPAATAVPRVQVPMTRRL comes from the exons ATGAGTTTCGGAGTCGATGCTTCGCAGGACCTGCAACTGCCC GCTAGTGGTAGCGGAACCGACGCGAGCACCCTGAGCGCACAAGGCGGCGACGGCCACGACACCACCAGAGTGGTCATCAAGCAGAGCGTGGCGGCCGTGCCGGTCCGGCAGAGGTGGCAGACCGGCCTGTTCGACTGCGAAGACGACGGCTGCGACGCAT TTTGCTGGAGCGCCTGGTTCCCCTGCGCGGCGTTCGCCTGCATCGCCGACATCGTCGACCAGGGCTCGGAGGGCCGGTGCGTGCACTTCACCTGCTACCTCGGCGCGGCCTACTTCGGACTGTGGTGGGTGTACGCGGGGTGGTACCGGCGCAAGCTGCGGGAGAAGTACGACCTGCCGGAGACGCCGCTGCCGGACTGCCTCACCCACCTGCTCTGCCACTGGTGCGCCCTCGCCCAGGAGTACAGGGAGCTCACCGGGCGGGGATTCGACGTCGACCAGG GCTGGGAGGGCCGGCCGCGGCCGGCGACTGCACCGGCGGCGACCGCCGTGCCCCGGGTCCAGGTGCCGATGACCAGGCGGCTATGA